The genomic stretch ATAACTCGCAGCGCTTTTATGTGACGTAAATTAAAAACGATCCACCTCTGATGCACACTCCACTCCAGCCGCCTCAACCACTTCCTGAATTGGACTTTTTCTCGCTTTTTATCTATGAGACGCGATGCTGAAGGGAAATCTACGGTATCGTGTGCTGTAGTTTGACTGTGGCTGCGTTAACAGAGGACAAATCTCTCCTCAGGGCGACGATACAGGCTGATCTGAAGGTGCCACTGTGGCTCTAAATATCCGTTCTCTCTTCTGGCCGTCTACagcggttctggttctggtagAACTCCGTCTGAACTGTGATCCGTCAGTGTTTGTTCAGCTAAAACATTCAGCGATCCAGATCCAACAGTGCTTCCACCTCCTGATTAACCTATTTTGTAAAAAAGCCCGGCTGCATCTCCAGGGAGCGTTTTTTAAAACCGCTCCTACTTCCAACCTGATAACATAACTTCAGCAGATTAATTGAAGTCGACTAATTGCGATTTTCTCGCAGATTTAAATATCTGGCGTAATTTTTCACACTTTTGCTAATTGAATTTTAGGGGCTGAATGAGattaaactataaaaaaaaaagctggtggGAGGCTGCAGCTCAATCTAATTAGatttaatttagatttaaatgaGGACGTGTTTAGGACGAGGAGCCTGAACGCCTCGCTGATCCGGATGAAGTCCCTGAAGTGTCGACGCGCAGCTGCTCTGTTCATCTGGAGCGTGAGCTGTAACAACAACCAGAGGAGGTGACCCCAGAATGcaaagctttattgacagttGACAGTATGTGCACATTTCTTTGCTCTTGTGATTCTGCAGCAAGGACggtaaagagaaagaaatacgACACTGGAGAGCCTGAGGGACGTGAAGGAGACTGACTGCTGTTTAAGAGCTTCTTACCGACACAATAGGCAGCCATGAGAAACCCAGCGGAGCCCGCCAGCACCTGGAAATCCTGCGCTTTGGTTTTGTGAACAATCAGGCCGATCCGCGTGATCTGAGGAACGGAtacagaagaaacacacacagagagagagagagagagagagagagaagaaggtaAAGAATCAGGACTGTTTCATTGTTGCCGCTCCTCCCCGCTGTCAGGACTAATATCTGCTGTCAggttgctttttcttttcttttttttctaatcccAGGAGAGGCCGTCACAAGAGACGACGACAAAGCCAACATCGCACAAGGTAAACAAATCGCTCAAATAGAGACGAGCGCTGACTCTTCACGTggtggagggttttttttggaAGAAGAGTTcccaaacagaagaagaagaagaagaagaagaagaagaagaagaagaagaagaagaaggaggaggaggagagaacagACGAGTCccaagtgacaaaaaaaaaaatctacttcaaaagtggaggaggaggaagggaaaggctcatgaataattaatgagatcttttattttgttttgcctCTTTTAATTCTCCTCCATCAATCCGGATGTGAAGCGCAGAATCCAAATAAACCTGAAAATGTACAAAGGGAGCGAGGAGACGCTGAAACCTCCGCAGGGAAAACCTGCAGCCTCCACCGCGACACAGCCCAgggtttatttttaaactgcagCGTGTCAATCAGTTTCCCCATATCAGTCATTTCAAACACGCAGGACTGTAATTGATCAGTCAATCAATCCTCCTGAAAGCTTCAGCACTCTGGCTATTTTTGATGCAGCCCCCCCAGTGGGAAAACAACATCGCAGCGAGAGTGCCGTCTGCCCCggtgacagaaaaacactcattagcttttatttttttaagtctcATTATCGTCATTAGCGTGCAACTTGAGAGCGAAGGGAAACTTAACCTCTCTGCTACAGACGGGGGGTCGTGATCTCACCCCtcaggtgttttctttttgttgcctCACGGAGAcgatttgcaaaaaaaaaaaccctgagaaCAATCTGATTTCAGTCGTAATTATCAGGTGGGAACATCTAATGTAGCAGCTCAGTTGTAGCCGTGCAGCTAACGAGGCGTTACAGACGCTCCAGACTGCAACATCTCAACAAACCAGGAGTGTAACGAACACAAACATCACAGTTTGATACGTTCCTCGGTTTTTAGGTACAGTATGGTACAAAATGCAACACATAAAGTTGCTTCTTGTGTATTCAGAACTTTTGTAAcattatacaaaatatgaaaataaaattaaaaaaaagaatactgtTGTTAAATGCTGCCTGGTAATAAGTTAAATACATTATTCtcaatttaacaaaatatatgtaaaataagCTTtccaattaattaaatattctcaaacaaaaaatatatgaaatataaaaataaattcctcaCAGCTTGTTAAAGGCTTTTAACAAAACTTTTCCACAAGTAAAGTGCAGCAGTAACAGTTCCCTGTTCAGTTTTACTCTACCTTCTTATTTATTGCCAGAAAGATTAACTCGTCCACACTCAGTTGCCCTCTTTAGATAGagaaggcggcacatttgctccaaggtaatggcggcaatgtgccggcctgtctttctaaaaccgaggcataatattcctccttttctaaaagccgcctctgaggtaggtaaacatgtgacgtgaagctcgaagttgggctgtgaacagtgacaatgaagttgtcttcaaaataagagctttacattgcaccccattggagtttagaactgggttcttagcggggggcttttaatttgaaagtagcgaccgtccttagcttgctgacacaacaacaagctaacacaaccaaacagctacagagaccgaggagacgctagcatctcctggatctcagcggctgtccagttgctcatcttaatgtccgtggatgaagtgatggactgactgcagctgtgatcagctgtttcctggttttaaaactccccggctgtgggtcacacaacagtgcacgtcatcaacacctccgcccatctcacgcagaggccggcacattgacgcctcgtttttagatagcaggcgaggcggaaatgagtgtaccctccgaggcggaaaatcagtggaccagaacagacccccaatttgccaccctctgtctaaaactgtggaccgagccgccaaaaggacgggcaaattggcggtttggtgctctgtctaaaaatggctatTGACTCCACCCATGACTTATTTGTGAGTACAGGCTTTCATTACGAAGATATAAGGACGACAATATGCACTTTGGGATGATTTgacagtcacctacactgtcactgtggtTTGCAGGTTGCAGCCGCCGacatctccgtgtggaatagtcgtgttcaagccacgtcaaagtGAATACACGTATACgtgacttggatcgatgagcagggcgatcagaatgtttttcctggttagcggacaagACGGGATTCTGAAACCAcctccagcacacctgggaccctcgccggtaaaatgaacaccagttaaactgtcacacaaGGAACATGTCTATCTCTGTTGCAATATTCAACCAGGAAGCCGCCGTGTTCCCAAGCAGGAGACTTTAGCCACAACAGAGTGTCTTCAAGCTCCGTTTTCTCGCTAGCGTTAGCCATAACGTAAACATGTTGATGTCAAAAACAGACCAAAATATCAGCTCCAACAAATCAACGGGCGATGTGACGAGCCTGCTGCTGTGAGGTCACAGTTCACCAGCAGATTAGCGTGTTGTTCACAGGCGGCCTGAAGTTTGTGCACAATGTTGCCTTGATGCAACAAACTGAAAAATCCCTGTTTActgagtgtatatatattacaAACCTTTTCATATATGTAAAGCTCCTTCAGAGATCCGTGCACATGTTTATGTTTCTCTCCCAACTCCTTCTGCCTGATACTTATATTTGCTGTGAAGTTAAAAACTCTTAGCTTTTAATTGGGATTAAATATGAAAGAAGACGCTGAGAAATGAGactgtattgttattgtgacagaAGTGGCTGCGAGTGTGAAGCCGAGGCCTCCGACTGCATTTAGGTTGTCATCTTTAGTTTCTTTTTGACGTCTACCGTGTCACCGCGTCATATTAAAGTGTTTGCGACTATTTTTTCAGGTGCGAGCTGTTAAAGCGTGATGATAAATGATCCCGGCTCTCCTCCGGGGGGAGAAGTTACAGTAGGCGTTGGAAATATTTCACTTAGGAGACGGTTAATTTGTTTGGATTGAACAGACAGGTTGAATTCAGTCGGTGTGTGTGTAGAGGCGGCGAGGCTGGATTTGCACtgagttaaattaaaaatacctggtgtgtgtgtgtgtgtgtgtgtgtgtgaaggcagTGTGGGCAGAAGGAATCAAATTAGAGGCGATGAGGTGAGATgagatgaaactttaatgattCCTGAGGGGACGAACTGTTAAAAGCAGCAAATATTTTAACCGCGACACGTGAAGATGTGACGCTGCGCAGCCGAGCGAGCCGCTCACAGCGGAAACTTTCAGGGAAGACGAATGTTTCAAGCAGGATTTAAACCCATGATGTGACTGAACCTGCCAGCTGTGTTTCCACCCTCAGCACGTCTCATCGGCTTATTAAAGACTGTCACAGCGTCACCTCCTCGCTGCTCTActgaggaaataaaacacaaacgcaaTCGAAACCGCCGTGAAGTCTCGTGTGCCTGAAACGGAAACAAAGCAACAAGTGCAAATCTATTTCTACTTCACGTTTTATTCTCCTCCACGCTTCAGAAGGACAAACCGTGCTTCTCACTGTTCATACATAATAAAACAGGAGACGAGCCTTCTGCTGAGCACCTCTTCAAGCCTTTACCTGCCAGAGACCGGAGCACTCCAATCCTTTGCTGTTTTATCCACCTGAACTAATCtgtttattctttatttgtgctgtttggttgcaaaagaaaaggaaaaataaactaCAGCCATCTTCACCTCTCATGTCTGtgagagtcttttttttttaacaaacaatgtcaaacatttgctgctgaGAGCTCCTCAAATGTGAAGATCTGCTGCTGTTCTGACATTCAAACAGAATCTTTGAGTTTTCAACTTTCGTTTGCTAaaaagaagcaatctgaagacgtcattctgggctctgggaaactgtCTAAATGATTCATCGATTCATCGCGACAATAATCTGCCTGATTACTGACTGATTATTTCTTCTGCCTAAGAAAACTAAACAATCAATCtctcttcgttttcatgactgaataaacaaactgacctaaaAGGAGAAATTcatacagttttactttgtttacatgtggcggaccctgccactttactagcctcaaacagtgctccaccttattttcctctgagaacagctcgttagTCACGTATGGAGAtaatatttctgaatttgtatttttacctcaGGAGAGATTTATAGCTTTAACGTCTTCTctaaaaactacacagtgcccctttaatgaacAGGAACTGTTTCACGATGTTCATCCATAAACATTGAAAGTACTCACTTTAGGGGGATTTGGATTATTATATCATTTTATATTATGTTTTGTGACTTCAGttacaaaacactgttttgttttgctgtgaggctccagGAATGTTTCGTGGAAACTTCAGTGGACGCTGCGTCTGCATGGAGGTGAAGAGATAATGACTTCTTTTGTTCTTTGTAGTAGCTGTAGTAATTATTaagggagcaaaggaggaagtcaggtgggTTGAACAAACACGGGACTTTCACTCGGGCCACTGGGGTTTATTTCCAGCTTGAACCCAAAAAAGTAAACATGAGTTTACGTTGCGTTCATTATAACTGGAAACCACGAGGTTTTCCAGCCTGAACCTGATCACCTGATGAGTGTTTTGGGTCTGAGGaactcatttgcattttacttaCGTACGTGTATCAGGACGCACTAAATCTTTTCCATCATACTAAACAGGATGTTAGTGTGAACACTGGGACACTGTGGGGATGATGGAGCTCAGACTGGCAGACTTTCAGCTGCAGGAGACACACGATCAACTCAGACAGAGAAGTTGCATGAGAACTTTTCTCCTGCAGCGAGCTCCTGGTCTCATGTATGTAGAAACACAGGCAGTGAAAAAAGAACTTTTCCCACCACATGCTATTTAAGGCTTCAGACACCAGAATCTGCTGATAAAACAGCAGTTTATGTTTCTGGACATGTCTCCTCTCGACCCTGGAGACCCGTTTAAAAATCACTTTGGACAAAACATAACATGATTCACCTCCGGCCGACACCATCCGCGCCAACACTGTCAGATATTTTTGATACAGATCCTGCCACGTCGCAGGCGCCGGCTGATGTGGAAGAGATTGGCGTTTTGTTCAGAATAATCTTTCCTGCAACTTGTCTGCCTTCCTCAAATTGACCCATCACCCATTGTTTTCTGCGTTTGGCCTCTTCACGCCTACAATTGAGCTGGGTCGCCGTGTGCCTGAACTACGCCCACGCTGCTGTCTCCCAGCGAGTGGACAAACATGTTATTTCCCAAATCAGAAATCCATTTGCAACTTCTTGCAAACACTTCCCACACAGACGAAAAAGGTATTAAGAGCTCGGCGAGAGCAaactgactcttttttttttttgttgtcgttgttgtttttcttttttccaacaaGTAACCCTCGAATCAACCCTGCAGAACagaactgcacacacacacacacacacactttagttTTCGGCTTCTTCAGCAGTCTGTTCTCTCGTCTCTCCAGCAGCGAGTTCACTGCAGATCAGTAAATGAACAAAGGCTCACAGCTCTGTCTCGACTGAGTGTGCAGCATCATACCAACACTTCCTGTCGTTGCTTTAGTATTTTCAAGTTGATATTTTAGTTATTACAAACGTACACACTCACCATACGAGCTTGTCAAGTTGGTGCAATTAACAAAATAGTTCTGTTGAGCGTTTTTGTCGAGATAGAATGAAAGAAAACTTGATAATGAAGCTGTTGATGAGACACGTGTTAGTTTAGACcacacagaataataaaaagatGTTGTTTCTCACGTCTCCTCCGCTGTCTTTAAGGCCCAGGATGTTTGGATGTTGAGACAGCTGCGTCACGGCGTCCAGCGGCAGCTCCAGGCCCGTGTTGGCCGGCACGCTGTACAGAACCACCGGCACCGGGCTGCTGTCCGCCACCTGCAGGGGGAGACACGGAGGGATGAGCCTGTGGAAGCACTGAACACAGCCGCAGCAACATTTCTGAACAATGAGTTTAAATAGTTTGTTTGTCGGCAGGAcgacacaaaaactactgaatggatttctaTGAatcttggatggaggatgatcTCAGCCCGGAACAGAAGTCAGTGACTTTTGGGACAGAtctctgatttttttctcttactttcttaaactttttctccacattttcacacatttgtaAGGGAATGGTTCATGGTTCAAGGTAGTGCTGTgcgatatggacaaaatgttaTATCCCGATAAAGATATATATCTCGGCGTGTCTTTAAGTGGTAGAAAAGATTAGATGTGTtcgagtcgctggtaacaacttGTTGGCGGCATGTTTTGCAGATTACCGTTGTCTGGTCggtgtctgactttttaaacccaaaccaaagCCAAACGATGGAATTCCATTTCCCCCTTTTCGCCGCAAATCTTCTTGGGGTTCTGCTTCTGTATCCAGGTCTGATGTAACGTTACTAGTGACGTTATTTTCGTCTTCCATTGCGCTCTTCTCCATCTCCGCCATGCTGCGTTGCCTCTGTTTACTCCCGAGCGACCGGTGCCGGAAACGAGTCCTTACGGGTGACGTTAAAATGCTCCCACAAAGCGTTAGCGTTGCTGCAGTTACATTCGCCTTCATACaataaacttgttttgaacTCAAAATGTCGATATCCAACGGTCATTCCGACGTTGAGTTGTGCTTTAGACGGCGTGTTAAATTACAACCGCAGCGTACGTTAACGTTCGTGTAGCAACAGTGCTAATCAAGTAGCCTACACGTTAAAGTTACAATATAAACAACAGAGGGTTATATCCTAcggtagacatttttatatcgcaCTACGATATATATCGTAATATCGCACAGCTCTAGTTCAAGGCCTCATTTCTGTTTAAGAGTTGGCTGGAGGTTTCAGGATTAGGGTCAGTGTGAGGATTAGGGATTGTACTATGTCCATCAGGGTCCGCTGACCTTCGTGAAGTGCTGGATCAGAGCGCGGCTGTCCATCTTCCCCTTGTAGAAGCAGGGCGTCACCACGAGGACGGCGTCGGCTCCGGCGGCCGCCATCTTCTCCGTGAGCTGGACGGTGGCTTTTGTGGCTGAgcggaagaaaagaaaaaaacaactcgAGTCACAAACAGATCTGCAGCTTTGTTACCGCGCAACAAATAAACCTTCGAATCAGGACAAAGACTGGAGGCGGAAGTGTACGTTTTTGTTCCGCGCTTGTTGTCGCTACAGTGGAGTGTATTTCTATAGCATTCACTGGTCTACAATAGATTTCTCTCTGGCATGTGTGCTCTCATGTGCAAGGCCGCCATATGTGCTCCATCAACTGCATTTACTGTGCACGTCTGCTCTCTTTCCTCACacttaagaaaaataaatgcagcagCCTTGAACTCACTAACACACCACGCACGCAACAGTAAAGACTGAATATCAGTGAAACGAAGGCAAAACGACAAAATTAagagaaaaggctgaaaagaCGAACCTTGGATTGGAAATCAACAGCACTTTGTGGGGAAAAAGGCCGAAGAGAAACCCAGACTAATGTATGAAACAAATATCTCCCTGTGAATAAACATCTGTGGAATAACTGATGAAGTGAGGAACTACAGAGCGACTTAACGCACAGCTCGCTCTGAACGTTCGCTTCTTTCAACAGCCGATAAAACTGTGACGGACTCTGTTTGACTTCAGTTATCAGCCTGTTAAAACCAACGACACCACCggctcttaaagggatattccggtgtaagtttaatccatggtctaacacaccatgaaactgtgttagactccctctcgagagagatcacgttagcagaccgctaatttacggagttttatcaacctcagaaacgaccgcacgacaacaatacactgcagtaaatggatccaaatataaaccgccaccaaaaagccacaaataatgctcagaacagcaccaaacttcagcatcagtacaaatagggtctcagcacatagtccggggcatctaacctccgctagcttagctggatttctactgaaaagctgactaaatttaccactcttctgcagcagcttcctgttgacgggaagtcccgacgagtcgattaccgagtgcagtagagttccgcggctcatggatgaaaatgtatgattatgactccatggaaaagcaatcaaagttcatatgtgtcttacctgccagtttataacagttattatcgagagcggacagggaaaagaacggaattgagcatttctaaccgcactcggtaatcgtcgcgtcgggacttcgcCGACCccgaagctgatggaggagagttgaaatctgtttttagcttcacaatagaaatccagctaagctagcggaggttagatgccccggactatgtgctgagaccctatttgtactgttgctgaagtttggtgctgttctgagcattatttgtggctttttggtggcggtttatatttggatccatttactgcagtgtattgttgtcgtgcggtcgtttctgaggttgataaaactccgtaaattagcggtctgctaacttgatctctccagagggagtctaaaacagtttcacggtgatttagaccatggattaaacttacactggaatatccctttaatggagCTGAAATCTATAATGGAAACACACGTGTTGTCAGTCTGGTCTGTCAGCTGTCACCGACATCCAGGAATTGTTCGTTTGTAGCTCTGAGTGAAATAAAGTGttattaaaggtgtaatttgtaagaaatggacagaatgtgcaggcAGCTCCCAGACTGAcagctctgtgttttgttttgtgagcgTTAAAGAAAGTAAACTTGTTCTACATACACCGTTAAAGAAGTGTCAGTGTTGTCAAAGATCTCATTTCTTTGTCCTTTCCTGCGTCTAAAAATCTGTGTTCAGTCTGTGACTTGTGTCTTCAGTTGAACGACATCACGCTCATCTTCGTTAATTAGGATCTATACGAACGTCTCAGAGCGGATCTGTGTGTTTTGACTGTTTCTCTATAATGAGTTTAATTCCAGCGTCTGTGACAAAGTGTCAGTTTCTGAGAACGTGGAACaagttttaattaaaatctcACAATTACTATCAAATAGCTGCAGCAGTTaactctgtacacacacacacacacacacacgcagactcACATTCACAGCCCGATCCGGCCATCACCAGTTTGTCCGCCGGCAGTGATCGTCTGACCGTCTTCACCACCTCCACCCGCTCCTCCTCCGTCAGGTACGGGTACTCACCGTTGGAGCCCTGAACCACCAAACCTGCAGCACAAAACACAGGCAGTCCAGGCCTCTACTGTAATCTACAAAATTACTTTATTACACAAATGtactgaatgaaaaataccagTAAAAGTCCAGTAAAGTGTAACAAAGGTCAGAGTTAGTCGACGGTGTGGATGTGTTACCATGGTTTCAGTAGAAATGATATTAAAAGGTGGAGAGAGAACTGAGCACTGCTGAAATGTTACTCAATTACAAGTAAACTACTTGTATTAAAATAATACTTCAGTTACAGTATTCTTCAGACAGTGTTACTGGCTACAAACCAAAcataaaaatgcagtttttaatcTGAACTGAACTCAAGAAACAAGATTTTAAAAGTAAAGAAGTAGATTACAGATTAGACTGGAAAGAAACTCATAAATGACTTCATTAGGAGTAACTGGAGTAGTtgtaactagttactttgccCCCTGGTGGAGTGTAATAATACTGTACCACTAGTACAACACTATGGTGGTGTAATCTATTACAAATGATGGAAATATTACATCTGCAGTGGTGATGAAGaaccagcagagggagacacacacctgcagaccGCCAGGTGAGTGTGCGTTTCTTCCTCCATGCTGAACTTTGTCCTCTCCGTCAGCTCCCTcagcacactgactgactgatgactgactgatgactgactgactgactgactgatgactgactgatgactgactgactgactgactgactgactgactgagagccTCAGCTGGTTTTGCAGGAATGCCCTTTAAAGTGTGTCTGATGTCTGATGTCTGAAATTCCTTCAGGTTCGACCACAGTTCTGCAGAATAACATTGATTTGGACCCATTAACCTGACTGTTGATGATCTCACTGGACCAGCTGGACCCTGACTCAGACTTCAGGAGCCTTTTCAGAACTTCTGCGGGTCAGAACCTGAAGTTTTGCCCTGTTCGGTTCTAACCTTTGAACGGTATCTCTGCGTATCTCTTCAGGTTCGCCTCCAGTCTCTGGTAATCCACGTCCTCCGTGGCGGTAAACGGGGTGGCGATCGGCGGGTAA from Sparus aurata chromosome 1, fSpaAur1.1, whole genome shotgun sequence encodes the following:
- the hoga1 gene encoding 4-hydroxy-2-oxoglutarate aldolase, mitochondrial; amino-acid sequence: MQCARAWRGLSPLLRAAQQAARTRTQRYTAAAGMDLSGIYPPIATPFTATEDVDYQRLEANLKRYAEIPFKGLVVQGSNGEYPYLTEEERVEVVKTVRRSLPADKLVMAGSGCESTKATVQLTEKMAAAGADAVLVVTPCFYKGKMDSRALIQHFTKVADSSPVPVVLYSVPANTGLELPLDAVTQLSQHPNILGLKDSGGDITRIGLIVHKTKAQDFQVLAGSAGFLMAAYCVGAVGGVCALANVLGRELCELERLCVSGRWEEARVLQQRLIEPNAAVTRKLGVPALKQAMEWFGFHGGACRSPLQPLTEAETQQLRRDFTSNGWL